The Branchiostoma lanceolatum isolate klBraLanc5 chromosome 3, klBraLanc5.hap2, whole genome shotgun sequence DNA segment TACAGGATGACCAAGGTTGGCATGTACCTGTGAAATTTTCTTTTAGCTATTAATTTGTAACTTTGGGGGCCATGATCTTACACAGCATTAGGGTTTCCAGGGGTAGGGAAACCATTTGGGTTCCCAGGGGTAGGGAAACTATTGGGGTTCCCAGGGGTAGGGAAACCACTGGGGTTCCCAGGGGTAGGGAAATCATTGGGATTCCCAGGGGTAGGGAAACCACTGGGGTTCCCATGGGTAGGGAAACTATTGGAGTTCCCAGGGGTAGGGAAACCACTGGGGTTCCCAGGGGTAGGGAAACTATTGGGATTCCCAGGGGTAGGGAAACCACTGGGGTTCCCAGGGGTAGGGAAACTATTGGGGTTCCCAGGGGTAGGGAAACCACTGGGGTTCCCATGGGTAGGGAAACTATTGGAGTTCCCAGGGGTAGGGAAACCACTGGGGTTCCCAGGGGTAGGGAAACCATTTGGGTTCCCAGGGGTAGGGGGACCATTTGGGTTCCCAGGGGTAGGGAAACCATTTGGGTTCCCAGGGGTAGGGGGACCATTTGGGTTCCCAGGGGTAGGGAAACCATTTGGGTTCCCAGGGGTAGGGGAACCATTTGGGTTCCCAGGGGTAGGGATACCACTGGGGTTCCCAGGGGTAGGGAAACCACTGGGGTTCCCATGGGTAGGGAAACTATTGGAGTTCCCAGGGGTAAGGAAACCATTGGGATTCCCAGGGGTAGGGTTGGGACTACCAGCTATTGGCATGACATTGACAGTGTCCTTGTGCAGACCAGGTAAGGATGGGGGCTGCTCGATGGCGACGACTTCATGCGCGGGGCCACCGTGAACCGCGGCCGCAGCAGCCATTTGCCTGCGACGGTAGCGCCGGGCCACCACTTGACCAACCATGTTCAGGTACTCCTGCTTGCTTTCTTCGCTGGCTTTAGGTTTGTAGACCGTGACGAAGATGGCCAGTCCCAGAAACACCGCAGACAGCGCGACCAGCGCCCACGGCCACAACTCCTCTGTAAGTCCCTGGAAGAGAATTGTGGGGAAGTTTCAGGTGTTAACTTCAGGTAAGTGTCAGACCTCTGCAAgtagaagaacccaacataTTTAACAAGAAGAGTATGGGTGAACCGGTTTGGTTGGCTGAAAGCACTAGTGGTAACAAAGCCATGGTGCACTACTACTATAGCCACTTGAAAAGGCGTCACACTTCACCTCAGCTGAGGACCACTGCCTTACCCATCATAGTCATACATGAAAACCGTTTTTAATTGGAgtataacaaaatgaaaaaggTATAGAAAGACTAGACAATAACTTTTTAAACTACCACCTTACCAAGACCTAGACAaaggaagaaaaacagaaaaaggaTGTGTCAAGCTGCCCACTACAAGTTACATGTCCGCGTCCTCCCACCGACCCACTCCTGCCAACTTGACACATCAAAATAAACCATCTGACTTCAACACAGAACAACTCACTGCAATTACGAATACAACAATGTCAGCTAGACTTTTAGGTTGCAGTGAGTTCAGAAGCAAACGTGCTGCCCGCACTCTGGCCCAGTGTACCCACGACAGGTTACTGTTCTACATTTACATCACTTTGGTAACACCATGTTGaaattttgatttcatttccaGTTGGATTCTGACAATACACCAGATGTTGTGGCATTGTAATCATGCTAAATCCTTCATAAGGCCAGaggaagtaaattttatggatgacaacagcgcgcgcattgattttcgcctaattttgaaataaaagacaacaatgtTTTTACCCTTTGGCAACGGGCAATATACAGAAAATGGGGCAATATGTTTCAAATGTCTGTCAGTTCCATTGCAAAAAAGATTCCAGATGCCGTAACAAATatgtaattgctgtgccattatcatcaacaacgtgtaatccgatgtgtatttcttgaatgCAGTGAAGTCctaacaaatccgataacagggtcagatgaagtaactaatgttGCCCGGTTTGACTAGACCAat contains these protein-coding regions:
- the LOC136430650 gene encoding proline-rich proteoglycan 2-like, encoding MPFVCIFGTRLFGACDYFTVEEQEMFVRTKFYHFNFMPCAPEESFLFVADGRAIKLPEVVGRSVGWAWLRYLAWVVFLAVMCVAVIFLTTGLTEELWPWALVALSAVFLGLAIFVTVYKPKASEESKQEYLNMVGQVVARRYRRRQMAAAAAVHGGPAHEVVAIEQPPSLPGLHKDTVNVMPIAGSPNPTPGNPNGFLTPGNSNSFPTHGNPSGFPTPGNPSGIPTPGNPNGSPTPGNPNGFPTPGNPNGPPTPGNPNGFPTPGNPNGPPTPGNPNGFPTPGNPSGFPTPGNSNSFPTHGNPSGFPTPGNPNSFPTPGNPSGFPTPGNPNSFPTPGNPSGFPTPGNSNSFPTHGNPSGFPTPGNPNDFPTPGNPSGFPTPGNPNSFPTPGNPNGFPTPGNPNAV